CTGCGATGGAAACACCTTCAAACGCCACCGGCTTCTCAACGATATGAGAATGTCCTCGTGCGCGATGAGCGGTGGCGCTAGCGGCGGGCCATGGCTTAGCAAGCGTACCTCCAAAGACCTTGGATACGTTTTCGGGGTGACCTCACGGGCAAGTATTTCTGGGCCACGCTACGTTTTGTCAACACCGTTCAACAACTCGGTACGAAACCTGCTCAACGACATTGGCAAATAGGCTAAGCCGCAGGAATACCTGACAGGAAAGCTGAAGGCCCTGGACCTAAGTACTAGGTCCAGGGCCTTCTTTCTCGTTGCGGGGAGAGGATTTGAACCTCTGACCTCCGGGTTATGAGCCCGGCGAGCTACCGAACTGCTCCACCCCGCGGCGTGCTTTCCACTATAGGGGAGCCACCATGTGTAAGCAAATCAGAAGTAAACAATCCACGAGTGCCGTTCATCACTCCTAACGAGCGGTGGGTGGGAACTCAACACGAGTTCCCACCCACGCATCAGATCAACGACGCCTCAGCATCGTGCACCCAGGCAGCCAGCTGAGCCTTCACAAGACTACTGATCGCCCTGCTGTTGATCCTGCTACTCATCTCCTTGCTGACCATCGCCCTGCTCCTCACCTTCCGGCTCAGCATCAGCGGCATCGTTGGCAGTCCCATTCAGCTCCTCATCAGCCGCGGTCGCGTCTTCAAGAGCCTTCTGCAGCTCATCCTGGGCCTTACCGTAAGCCGCGAAGTCCTGCTTACCGAGCGCATCCTCGCCATCCTTGATGGCCTTATTCGCGCGCTTCAAAGCATCCGAAAGTTTCGCGTTGGCATCAACCGGTGCAGAGCCGGACCCTTCACCGTCCTTGCCACCTTCGGAGTCTTCACCCTTGATCGGGCCGGACTCCCCGGTTTGGGCACCAGAATCGCCACCGAACACCTGGTCCAAGGCTTCAGACAACGAATCTGCGTAACCCACCGAATTACCGTAAGAAACCAGAACCTTACGCAGCGACGGATACGACGTCTCACCCGTGGACTGAACATACACAGGCTGGACGTAGAGAATACCGCCACCAACAGGCAGGGACAGCAAGTTACCCTTGATAACCTTCGTCGAGCCACCCGTACCCGAAAGCAAGTTCAGATCCTTAGAGATCAACGGGTTCGAGTTGAAGTTCTGCTGAGCCTGACCAGGGCCAGGAACAGTAGTCTGGGTCGGCAACTTCAACAACGTGATCTTGCCGTAATCAGCATTGACCTTACCCGGCGTAGAACCAGCATCACCGTTCGCGGCCAAGAAGCCATACATCACGTTGCGTTGGTTCCTCGAACCAGCCGACTGCTCCGGAATGAAGCTCGAAGTCAACGAGAACGAATCCTCTTTCTCCCCCGGCAGACGCAGCGACATGTAGTACGGCGGCTGCTTAGGTGGGTTCTCCGCTCCAGCAGTCGGATCATTCGGGACCTGCCAAGCATCGTTACCCTCATAGAAGTCATCAGCCTTCTGGACGTGGTACTTACCCAGCAGCTCACGCTGAACCTTGAACATGTCCTCCGGATAACGCACATGCTCCATGAGCTTCGGAGACATCTCGCTCATCGGCTTAATCGCGTTCGGGAACACACCCGACCAAGCCTTCAACAACGGCTCATCCGGCTCCCACGCATACAACTCAACCGAGCCGTCATACGCATCGACCGTGGCCTTGACCGAGTTACGGATGTAGTTCACGTTGTCAGCGAACTGGTCCGCGCCAGCACCCTGGCCACGCGTGAGAGTGTCCCGCACCGCATCACCCAACTGTTGCGAGGTCGAATACGGGTAGTTATTCGTGGTCGTGTACGCATCCACGATCCACTTCACCCGGCCATCGATGATCGCCGGGTAGGCGGAGGTATCAACCGTGAGGAACGGAGCGACCTTCTTCACACGCTCCTGCGGATGACGATCATAAAGAATCTGCGACTCCGAGTTCACATCCCCCGAAAGCATGATGTCCATCGACCCGAACTTGATCGCATACGACAACTTATTCAAGAACGAACCAACGTTCGGGCCACCATCACCCGAGAAGGTGTTACGACGCTCGCCCTGACCATCCGAGCCCGCCGGACGGTCCAGCTCACGAGGCTCCCAATCCTCAGGGCCACCCACAATCGAATACTTCGGCGAAGACTTACCGAAGTAAATACGAGGCTCATACGTCGAGTCATCACCCAAAACACCCTCAGACGGGATGTTCTCCAACATGAACTGCGGGTCACCAGTCTGCGACACCTTATTGCCATAAGCCGCAACCACACCATAACCGTGCGTGTACGTGATGTGCTGGTTGACCCACGAGTTCGTCACCGTCTGCGAATTCACAGCCAACTCACGCGCCGCAATCACAGTGTCCTGACGCTCACCATCGATCTCATAACGATCCACCGCAAGAGTGTTAGGGAACGTGTAATAGCCACGCTGCTGCTGCAACTGCGCGAACGTAGGAGAGACAATATTCGGATCCAACAAACGAATATTCGTAGTCGTCGCCACATCGCGAGTCAACGCGTTCTTCTCCGGCTGAGTCTTCGCGTCATAGCTCTCAAGCTTGACGTCCTCCAAGCCATAGGCTGCACGTGTGGCATCAATATTGCGCTGAATATAAGGACGCTCCATCGACTTCTGCGAAGGCTTGACCTTGAACTGCTCGAGTGCGGCAGGGAAAGCGAAACCCGCAACGAGCGCCACAACAGCCAACATCGCAGTCGCGATCAACGGCAGACGCCACTTACCGCGCAAACCAGCCACAACGAACAACGCCGCAGCAATCAACGCGGCCCCAGCAAGAATGAACTTAGTGGGGATCACTGCGTGGACATCCGAATACAACGCGCCCGGGACACGGCCCAACTGGTTCAAAACCGTGCTGTAAGACTCAAGCCAGAAACGCAGACCAAATGCGACCAGCACCAGCGCACCCGCAATACCCAACTGCAGGCCCGCCGCACGGGTCACCGAAATCTTCCCCGAATCCGAGAACGAAATCCCACCTGTCAAATAATGCGCCACCACGCCAGCGATACCGCTGATCAGCGTCACCGAAATCAGGAACGCAACCACCATCTCAAAGAACGGCAAAGACATCACAAAGAAAGAGATATCCAAGCCGAACTCAGGGTCCTTGGCGCCAAACGGAGTCCGGTTCAGCCACAACTGAACAATCTGCCAACCCGAGGTCAACGTGATGCCCGAGAAAACACCTAACAGAGCCGGAACCAAGATCAGCCCCAAACGGCGGAACATCGGGGTCTCTTCCAGCATCTTCACCGTCTGGCCAGCAGCCGAACCCGACTGTTTAGGACGCTTACGCCACGCATTATTCAAGTGAAGCCACACAGCCCCACCCGTAATCAACGCACCAATCACGAACAACGCGGCCTGCGTCAGAGTCCGTGTCCAAAACACGTCCGCGAAACCGAGCTGGTTAAACCACAGCACGTCCGTATAGAAATGGGCGAAAAGAATAAACAACCCCACCAGCGCTGCAACAATAATCAGTGCAGGCAACAACGCAGGGATCTTAGGGCTCTCATTCTGGTTCCGTGAACCGGAATCATTCTTACCATCCCCGCCAGAATCACGGGATGGGAAAGGGAACGCGGGGCCTGAGGTCACGACAATCCTTCAATCGAATACGAACAGCTGATCAGATGCCCAAACCAAACTCGGGATCAGACACATCCATTACCATTCTGCCAAACAGTGCCAGGGCCCACACGCCGCAGGGTAGATGACGGGGCAGCTAAGCCCCGCAACGTGGCGCCTCGGGCTCCTTCCCCTGCGCCACCGATTCAAGGATTTTCACGGCGTCATCCAACGTCTTCATCGAATACGCCTTGATCCCCTCCGGAACCCTGCCCTTCAGCTGCGCGCAATTCTGTTCCGGAGTCAAAAACACCTCCGCTCCCGCCTTCCGGGCGCCCACAATCTTCTGAGCGACACCTGCGATCGGGCCGACCTTGCCATCGATATCGATTGTCCCGGTGCCAGCAACCTTCGTATCCCCCGCCAACGAACCAGGCGTCATCTTGTCGATAATGCCCAGCGCCATCATCGTGCCCGCAGATGAACCGCCGATGTTCTCAATCGCATAAGAAACCTCGAACGGGAAACGCGGATGCGGAGAAATAAACACACCCAACGAAGGCTTACCCGTCTCCGCAGAAACCTTGGTCTGCGCTTGAACCGTCATCTTCTTGCCCTCACGGATGATGCCCAACTCAACCGAACCGCCATCAGCCCCAACTTTCGAAGCCTGGATCGCTTTCTGAACCTGTGTGACGCTCGAAACCGACTTCCCGTTCACCGCAACCACCGCATCGTTGGCCATCAACGTGCCCTCATTAAAGGGTTCAGCGAAACCAACAATCCGAGTCTCCATCGAAAAATCGATACCCAGATGCTTAACAGCGGCAACCTCAGCGGTGACCTGCGAGCTCGTCATCTGCAACTCGCTCTGCTGGCTGCGCTGCTCAAACGTGACACCCAAAGGGTAATAGAACTCCTGCGGCTGCATATCCGTCACCGGATCAAACCACGCGGCAACAGCCTCAAAGCCGGTAGGTTGCCGGCCCGGACCACCCGCGACAGACACCGTGGTCAATGCAAGCGAAGAATCCGTCGGATACGTCTTACGCCCATCGATCGAAATGATGTCGACA
The Pseudoglutamicibacter albus DNA segment above includes these coding regions:
- a CDS encoding trypsin-like serine peptidase, which codes for MWNWKRATTFQGWRQHSDPSRDQAFFTVHKLRGKTLVQAVGGNGISYNLGHRRNGVRIWGWPGEKPFYGERAHYCDGNTFKRHRLLNDMRMSSCAMSGGASGGPWLSKRTSKDLGYVFGVTSRASISGPRYVLSTPFNNSVRNLLNDIGK
- a CDS encoding UPF0182 family membrane protein, whose protein sequence is MTSGPAFPFPSRDSGGDGKNDSGSRNQNESPKIPALLPALIIVAALVGLFILFAHFYTDVLWFNQLGFADVFWTRTLTQAALFVIGALITGGAVWLHLNNAWRKRPKQSGSAAGQTVKMLEETPMFRRLGLILVPALLGVFSGITLTSGWQIVQLWLNRTPFGAKDPEFGLDISFFVMSLPFFEMVVAFLISVTLISGIAGVVAHYLTGGISFSDSGKISVTRAAGLQLGIAGALVLVAFGLRFWLESYSTVLNQLGRVPGALYSDVHAVIPTKFILAGAALIAAALFVVAGLRGKWRLPLIATAMLAVVALVAGFAFPAALEQFKVKPSQKSMERPYIQRNIDATRAAYGLEDVKLESYDAKTQPEKNALTRDVATTTNIRLLDPNIVSPTFAQLQQQRGYYTFPNTLAVDRYEIDGERQDTVIAARELAVNSQTVTNSWVNQHITYTHGYGVVAAYGNKVSQTGDPQFMLENIPSEGVLGDDSTYEPRIYFGKSSPKYSIVGGPEDWEPRELDRPAGSDGQGERRNTFSGDGGPNVGSFLNKLSYAIKFGSMDIMLSGDVNSESQILYDRHPQERVKKVAPFLTVDTSAYPAIIDGRVKWIVDAYTTTNNYPYSTSQQLGDAVRDTLTRGQGAGADQFADNVNYIRNSVKATVDAYDGSVELYAWEPDEPLLKAWSGVFPNAIKPMSEMSPKLMEHVRYPEDMFKVQRELLGKYHVQKADDFYEGNDAWQVPNDPTAGAENPPKQPPYYMSLRLPGEKEDSFSLTSSFIPEQSAGSRNQRNVMYGFLAANGDAGSTPGKVNADYGKITLLKLPTQTTVPGPGQAQQNFNSNPLISKDLNLLSGTGGSTKVIKGNLLSLPVGGGILYVQPVYVQSTGETSYPSLRKVLVSYGNSVGYADSLSEALDQVFGGDSGAQTGESGPIKGEDSEGGKDGEGSGSAPVDANAKLSDALKRANKAIKDGEDALGKQDFAAYGKAQDELQKALEDATAADEELNGTANDAADAEPEGEEQGDGQQGDE
- a CDS encoding YlbL family protein; protein product: MAEDFPGEKGTGRPGLQGTDSPREQKTQGAQETQRTQETQGLLHGAGSGQPRPPMRRQRKERYGSRVQWLAGLAAMVLLTVPLSLPTAFMIEKPGPVVDTVGEIEGVDIISIDGRKTYPTDSSLALTTVSVAGGPGRQPTGFEAVAAWFDPVTDMQPQEFYYPLGVTFEQRSQQSELQMTSSQVTAEVAAVKHLGIDFSMETRIVGFAEPFNEGTLMANDAVVAVNGKSVSSVTQVQKAIQASKVGADGGSVELGIIREGKKMTVQAQTKVSAETGKPSLGVFISPHPRFPFEVSYAIENIGGSSAGTMMALGIIDKMTPGSLAGDTKVAGTGTIDIDGKVGPIAGVAQKIVGARKAGAEVFLTPEQNCAQLKGRVPEGIKAYSMKTLDDAVKILESVAQGKEPEAPRCGA